The proteins below are encoded in one region of Hordeum vulgare subsp. vulgare chromosome 3H, MorexV3_pseudomolecules_assembly, whole genome shotgun sequence:
- the LOC123440847 gene encoding putative glycine-rich cell wall structural protein 1 produces the protein MVGRKLLALGFVTMLSIGLANAARVARYSSASGVGTGGGEGGGYQGGGGSGSGSGTGSGVSSSSGTHASGGGGGGGGGGSQYGGSGSGSGSGSGSGSSQYSQGSSYPYGGSYGGYTSAGGTGGGGGGGQASGYHGSSAYGAGSGTGSGSATANNNRYGQDSNAYAGGNGGGNGRGTNGGSGGGGGAGSGYGNAYP, from the coding sequence ATGGTAGGGAGAAAGTTACTAGCTCTTGGTTTCGTTACCATGTTGAGTATTGGATTGGCCAATGCTGCAAGGGTGGCTAGGTACTCTAGTGCCTCTGGAGTAGGAACGGGGGGAGGAGAGGGCGGGGGGTATCAGGGTGGAGGCGGCTCCGGTTCTGGGAGTGGAACCGGGTCAGGCGTGAGCTCTAgtagtggtacccatgcaagcggtggaggaggaggcggaggtggaggtggtagccAATATGGTGGATCTGGATCTGGTAGCGGGAGTGGCTCGGGATCTGGCTCTAGTCAATATAGTCAAGGATCTTCCTATCCTTATGGTGGTAGCTATGGTGGATATACCAGTGCTGGTGGtacgggtggcggcggtggtggagggcaaGCTAGTGGTTATCATGGGTCTAGTGCATATGGGGCTGGTAGTGGCACTGGTTCTGGCTCAGCTACTGCTAATAACAATAGGTATGGACAAGATAGTAATGCATATGCAGGTGGAAACGGTGGTGGCAATGGTCGTGGAACAAATGGTGGAAGTGGTGGAGGCGGAGGTGCTGGATCTGGGTATGGCAATGCCTACCCATAG